A window of Nitrospira sp. genomic DNA:
CCGATCGTGATAATCGCGCTCGCTTCCGGCTCCACCACATTCGTCGCGTCGAACCGCCCGCCCATCCCGACTTCCAACACGGCCACATCGACTCCGGACTCGGCGAAATGGAGAAACGCCATCGCTGTCGTCAGTTCAAAGAACGTCGGGGTCAGGTCGGACGGCACGCTCGCCCGAATTCGCTCAGTGAGCTCTGCCACCTGCGCGTCAGCGATCATGGTCTGGCTGACTCGGATCCGCTCACGAAAATCGACCAGATGCGGAGACGTGTACAAACCCACACGATATCCGGCAGCCTGGAGCATGGCGGCCGTCATGGCGGCCGTCGAGCCTTTACCGTTGGTGCCGCCGATGTGCAGACTCCGGAACCGCCGCTCGGGGTTACCGAGCCGGCCCAAGAGCGTTCGCATGGTCCCAAGCCCCAGCTTGATTCCATGTTTCTGGAGTCCGTAGAGATACTCAATGGCAGATGAATAGGTCATGAACTGGGCCGGGCAGGATGCACTGCACTAGAAATGCGCGACGAGGGTACTGAGCGTTTCTTTCAACTGTTTGCGCTCGACAATCATATCGATCATCCCATGCTCAAGAAGAAACTCCGCCCGTTGAAACTGATCGGGCAGCTGCTGTTTGATCGTCTGCTCGATCACGCGGGGACCGGCAAAGCCGATGAGAGCTTTCGGCTCCGCAATGATGACATCGCCCAGCATGGCAATGCTGGCCGTCACGCCTCCGAAGGTCGGATCGGCCAGGATGGAAATAAACGGCAGCTTGGCTTCGCCCAGCTTCGCCACGGCGGTCGACGTTTTCGCCATCTGCATCAACGACAGAATTCCCTCCTGCATGCGCGCACCGCCCGAGGCCGTCACCAACACCACGGGACGCTTCTTCTCCAGCGCCCGATCGACCGCCCGGCAAAACTTTTCGCCAACGACCGATCCCATGCTCCCGCCCATAAAGCTGAAGTCGAACACGCAGAAGACGACCGACTGCCCCTCGACCAACCCTTCGCCGATCATCAACGCGTCCTTGCGCCCGGTCTTTTCCTGCTGCGCTTTGACCCGATCTCTGTAGGATTTCGTATCGTGAAAATTCAGCGGATCCTTGGCTTCCAACTCCGCGTCCCACTCCTTGAACGTCCCGAGATCGACGAGCAACGCAATCCGCTCCATCACGGAAATGGGAAAATGATAGTCGCACTTCGGACAGACCTTGTTGTTGCGATCGACTTCCTTGCGATACACAATTTCCCGGCAGTGGTTGCACTTGAGCCACATCCCCTCGGCGCCTTTAGACCGTGGCGGGACTTCAGAGCCCGTCGCTTTCTGCTTTTTAAACCAGGCCATACTCGTATCCTCTTCGCTCAAACGATCACGATCGAATGCTCATCAATACACGCATCGGAACGCACGGAAGAATAGCATAGCCATCAAAACGATTCACGTGCAATTACACGGAAGACACGTCGAGAGGAAGAGGAGCTAGAGCCCCTCCGGAGAGAGGACCAATCGATACAACATCCACAATCCAAGCCCGACACTCCCCAGGCTCGCAGCTCCTTGCACCGCGAAAAACGCCCGCTGGCCGATGGCCCGTGAATAGATGACCGGCACACTCAGGGTCAGCCCGATCATCAGCATGCCGCCGATTGAACCCAGACCGAACACCGCGATGTAGAGCAATCCCTGTCCGATGCCGCTGGTGTTCGATACGATCACCAGCATCAAAGCCGCGGACCCGGCCACACCATGGGCCATCCCGATCAGCAGAGGCCGGAGCGACTGCCTGGCCCAATGCGGATGGGCATGATCCTCGCGGCGACGGTGGCTGTGCAAATGCACATGCGGCTCGCCGTCATGGACGTGACGATGCAGATGCCAGCGCTCACGGAACAGCTTGAGCGCCAGCGTGCCCCCGAGCACAACGAGCAACAACCCTACGCCGCTTTCGGCTAACAAGGCAAACGGTTCTGGAATATGAACACCGGAGACCAGCACCACAGCCCCGACCAGCAACAGCGTCAAAGTATGGCCAACTCCCCACCAGAGGCCCACGAGTCCGGAGGCTCGCACCGAGGGGCGTTCGGCCAGCACCGTCGAAACCGCCGCTAAGTGATCGGCATCGAGGGCATGCCGCAGCCCGAGCAGGAACCCGACGCCGAGAAAGGTAAGAAGATTCGACTCAAGCATGAGACTCTTTACCGGCGAGGGACTCGGACATCGGTTGTGCGGGCAGAAGATCACCCGCCACGGGCATGCATTTCCAAGTGCGGATCGCCCCGGAGTTGATCGATCCCGATCAGCTTGCCGTTGCGCAACCCGACCTCCTCCAAAGCCTTGCGCGATTCGGCACCCCGATCGCGCCGGCCCTGCCAGCCCGCGCTGATCAACTCGCGCATCCGGTCAGGACTGGCACCGGCTCGCATCGGCTGCCGAAGGTCCGCCCCCTTCGACGCATAGAGACACAAGTACCACATGCCATCGGCGGTCACGCGACTCCGGTCGCAGGTCGAACAGAACGGCTGCGTGGTCGACGCGATGATGCCGAAGGTGGTTCCGTCAGGCAACAAGAACCGCTGAGCCGGCGCGGTCCCACGCCCAGGCAATGGCACAATCGGACCATAGTGCTGCGTCAGGGTCTCAAGGATGGCTGCCTGCGACAACACTTTCGCCATGGCCCAATCATTGGCCCCGCCGACATCCATATATTCAATGAACCGCACCTCGGCCCGATAGTGCTTCGCAAACTCGATCAGCGCCACCAGCTCGTCATCGTTAAATCCACGAATCGCCACGGTATCGAGCTTGAGCCCGGTGAAACCGACACGCCCGACCGACTCAATCCCCTCGATAACCCGCGCAAACTCATCCCGCCGCGTCAGCTGCCGGAAGCGCTCAGGGCGCAATGTATCCAGACTGACCGTGACTCGATGCAGTCCGGCCTCATACAGCTCCTGCGCATTATCCGCGAGCAGAATACCGTTGGTCGTCAGGGCGATCTCAGCAATCCGCCGGTCTTGCAGGAGCAGCCGGACGAGACGAGACAAGTCCCGGCGCAGCAACGGCTCACCGCCGGTCAGCCTGACCTTATCGACGCCGAGGTCGGCAAAATAGCCAGTCAGCGTCGCCATCTCCTCGAAGCTCAAGACGTCTTCGCGCGGCAACCAGACATAGTCCTCTTCGGGCATACAGTACTGGCAGCGAAGATTGCAGCGATCCGTGACGGAGAGCCGCAAACTGCCCAGCGGGCGATCATGGGCATCCACCACTTTGGAAGGAGCGAAACTGTCAGGCAACTGCGACATGTGTGTTACTCATCGCCCGTTACGCACGAGAGACTACGGATGCTCTTCCACCCACACCTCACCCTCAGGCGTGTGCTCGAGCTTCCAAATCGGAGTAATCTGCTTCAGTTCGTCGATGGCCCACTTGCAGGCCTGGAACGCTTCCGCCCGATGCTCAGCGCCGGCGATAATCAGCACGATATTCTCACCGATCGTGATTTCTCCATACCGGTGGATGATCAGCAACTCCAGGATGTCGAAATCTTTCAGCGCCCGCTCGCGGATCTCGCGCAACTTCTTCTCCGCCATCCCTTCGTAATGTTCGAAGGTAATGCTGTCGACGTCCCGCCCTTTGGAACGATCCCGGGCAATCCCCAGAAACGTCGCAATCCCGCCGATCCGCTTCGACCGGCGCTTCACCCGCTCGAGCTCCTGATCGATGGAGAAATTCTCCCGCTGCACCCGAACGAGCATCTCATCACTGTGAGGCTGCACGTCACTCATACAGTATCTCCTCCGCAAATCGCTTTCAGTGTCACAGGATGTTCAAACTGGCTGCCCAGCGAGGCCGCAGCAAGCGAGGGGGCGAGGCGTACGCGGTTCGGTACGTTGAGCCCCTGAGCGTCGCGAGAACGAAGCTGGCAGTCAGTTTCAACATCCTGGGGTGATCCACCTGCGAAGGGAGGCAATAGCGCAATCTCGTCGCCGTCCCGGATTTCCGTTTCCTCGTGGGCAATCTCCTGATTGACCGACACCAGGACCTTCTTCTTATGGATGAGTTCACCGATCTGCGGATATCCGCCATCAAGAAGCTCAACCAAGTCTTTCACTCGTCGCCCATTCGTCAATGCCAGAGAGAGAGAGCCTTGATTGCCGGCCAGCATCTTCGTCATCCCGAATAGCTTAATCGTAACCATAATGGTTCAGTCTGGCCTCGTGTAGGTTCCCGACTTCCCACCGGACTTTGAGAGCAGACACACGTCGGTGAAGCTCATCCCGCGATCAATCGCTTTGCACATATCATAGATGGTGAGCGCCGCTACGGACGCCGCTGTCATCGCTTCCATCTCCACTCCCGTTTGCCCAGTGGTCTTCACCGTCGCAAAGATGTGGATAGCGCAGAGGCCTGCCTGGTTCGGCTGGGATTCTTCTTTAAAGGAGATATCGACGCTAGTAATCAAGAGAGGATGGCACATGGGAATGAGGTCGGGAGTCTTCTTGGCCCCCATCACCCCGGCGACTTGGGCCACGGCGAGTACATCGCCCTTGGCAATCTTCCCGCGCTGGATCTTCTCCAGCGTGGCAGGCAGCATCACGACCGTCGCCTGCGCAGTCCCGACCCGTTCGGTCGAGTCTTTCGCGCTGACATCGACCATCCGCGCCCGGCCCGACTCGTTAAAGTGTGTGAACTCAGCCATTTCTCTCAATGAATCAGCTGGTTATACATTGCGCCGATCGGTGATTATAAGTTCCGCAAGAAACGAAGGTCAAGCGGGGAAGAAGACATGCGGGCTGGATCTACGCAGGTGGAAGAAGCAACTTCACCCTCACAATTGTCAGAGGTTGCGAAGAGTAACCCCTCAAGGTTATCGTCAACCCATCAAACAACCCCTTTCAAACCCTTTCGACTTCTCCGCCCACGTCATCAAGGATTCATATGACCGACGACGAGCAGAAAGATCGCGTTGAGATCACCCCCTACCAAGCGGCA
This region includes:
- the moaC gene encoding cyclic pyranopterin monophosphate synthase MoaC, whose product is MAEFTHFNESGRARMVDVSAKDSTERVGTAQATVVMLPATLEKIQRGKIAKGDVLAVAQVAGVMGAKKTPDLIPMCHPLLITSVDISFKEESQPNQAGLCAIHIFATVKTTGQTGVEMEAMTAASVAALTIYDMCKAIDRGMSFTDVCLLSKSGGKSGTYTRPD
- the moaA gene encoding GTP 3',8-cyclase MoaA, whose protein sequence is MSQLPDSFAPSKVVDAHDRPLGSLRLSVTDRCNLRCQYCMPEEDYVWLPREDVLSFEEMATLTGYFADLGVDKVRLTGGEPLLRRDLSRLVRLLLQDRRIAEIALTTNGILLADNAQELYEAGLHRVTVSLDTLRPERFRQLTRRDEFARVIEGIESVGRVGFTGLKLDTVAIRGFNDDELVALIEFAKHYRAEVRFIEYMDVGGANDWAMAKVLSQAAILETLTQHYGPIVPLPGRGTAPAQRFLLPDGTTFGIIASTTQPFCSTCDRSRVTADGMWYLCLYASKGADLRQPMRAGASPDRMRELISAGWQGRRDRGAESRKALEEVGLRNGKLIGIDQLRGDPHLEMHARGG
- the accD gene encoding acetyl-CoA carboxylase, carboxyltransferase subunit beta — encoded protein: MAWFKKQKATGSEVPPRSKGAEGMWLKCNHCREIVYRKEVDRNNKVCPKCDYHFPISVMERIALLVDLGTFKEWDAELEAKDPLNFHDTKSYRDRVKAQQEKTGRKDALMIGEGLVEGQSVVFCVFDFSFMGGSMGSVVGEKFCRAVDRALEKKRPVVLVTASGGARMQEGILSLMQMAKTSTAVAKLGEAKLPFISILADPTFGGVTASIAMLGDVIIAEPKALIGFAGPRVIEQTIKQQLPDQFQRAEFLLEHGMIDMIVERKQLKETLSTLVAHF
- a CDS encoding molybdenum cofactor biosynthesis protein MoaE → MSDVQPHSDEMLVRVQRENFSIDQELERVKRRSKRIGGIATFLGIARDRSKGRDVDSITFEHYEGMAEKKLREIRERALKDFDILELLIIHRYGEITIGENIVLIIAGAEHRAEAFQACKWAIDELKQITPIWKLEHTPEGEVWVEEHP
- a CDS encoding MoaD/ThiS family protein, producing MVTIKLFGMTKMLAGNQGSLSLALTNGRRVKDLVELLDGGYPQIGELIHKKKVLVSVNQEIAHEETEIRDGDEIALLPPFAGGSPQDVETDCQLRSRDAQGLNVPNRVRLAPSLAAASLGSQFEHPVTLKAICGGDTV